Proteins encoded within one genomic window of Providencia huaxiensis:
- a CDS encoding TrbC family F-type conjugative pilus assembly protein, with product MIRSLAAHIPCSKSVLVALIFSVAGGAYAQESPLTEQDKALIEKGKQIAQKAQKMEMPSLLQNQHMDEAQAEAKAFFKQLQTTNPTLKEMHRKQAEKGIYSDHRILVFASLSLGEQGLDDVLTAVSGQPDSVIVFRGIPEGMNLGQGVKAIQALAAKKDPVPNIIINPTLFKTYNITAVPTIVMLEDEPLPGEQPNVVAQVSGLSDPVWLAREVDNGEKGDLGVKGPVEKISEPDLIDVAKKRLANIDWEEKKKQAIERFWTKQNFNELPRAPKSRTREIDPSVMITSDISTPDGTVFAHAGDVINPLCDPKEVCKPGTRPFTQAVVVFDPLDKKQMELLAKKLPEIKQEPGVQRITYIATEFDKDKGWDSYKSVTDNFDAPVYLLTPDLITRFELEHTPSVITARGKKFVVRELAEEGGE from the coding sequence ATGATCAGATCATTGGCCGCGCATATCCCCTGTTCTAAGAGCGTTCTGGTGGCGTTGATATTCTCTGTGGCTGGCGGGGCATACGCTCAAGAGTCTCCGCTCACAGAGCAGGATAAGGCGCTTATTGAGAAAGGAAAGCAAATTGCCCAAAAGGCCCAGAAGATGGAAATGCCATCTCTGTTGCAAAACCAACACATGGACGAGGCTCAGGCCGAAGCCAAGGCATTTTTCAAGCAGCTCCAAACTACTAACCCAACGCTCAAGGAGATGCACCGGAAACAGGCTGAAAAGGGTATCTACTCTGACCATCGGATACTGGTTTTCGCCTCGTTGTCTCTTGGCGAACAGGGGTTAGATGACGTCCTAACGGCGGTGTCAGGCCAGCCTGATTCTGTAATTGTGTTCCGTGGCATCCCGGAAGGAATGAACTTGGGGCAGGGAGTTAAAGCTATTCAGGCGCTCGCGGCCAAAAAAGACCCAGTGCCGAACATCATCATCAACCCTACGTTGTTCAAAACGTACAACATCACAGCCGTTCCCACGATTGTGATGCTGGAGGATGAGCCGCTGCCTGGCGAACAACCAAACGTCGTCGCCCAGGTCTCCGGGTTGTCCGACCCGGTATGGTTGGCTCGGGAAGTGGATAACGGAGAAAAAGGCGATCTCGGCGTTAAGGGGCCGGTGGAGAAAATCAGTGAGCCAGACCTTATTGATGTTGCCAAGAAACGCCTTGCCAATATCGACTGGGAAGAGAAGAAGAAACAGGCTATAGAGCGCTTCTGGACCAAGCAGAATTTCAATGAGCTGCCCAGAGCGCCAAAATCTCGAACACGAGAAATTGACCCTAGCGTCATGATCACCAGTGACATCAGCACTCCGGATGGCACTGTGTTCGCTCACGCGGGTGACGTGATCAACCCATTGTGCGATCCGAAGGAAGTTTGCAAGCCTGGAACGCGGCCATTTACCCAAGCGGTCGTAGTTTTCGACCCGCTGGACAAAAAGCAAATGGAGCTGCTCGCCAAGAAGCTGCCTGAAATTAAGCAGGAACCTGGCGTACAACGGATTACCTATATCGCCACAGAGTTCGACAAAGACAAAGGCTGGGATTCCTACAAGAGTGTCACCGACAACTTTGACGCGCCGGTATATCTGCTGACGCCAGATCTGATTACCCGGTTCGAGCTGGAGCACACACCGAGCGTCATTACTGCCAGAGGCAAGAAGTTTGTTGTCCGCGAACTTGCTGAGGAGGGCGGTGAATGA
- a CDS encoding EAL domain-containing protein — MIFAPAFQPIKDVGTGSFVAAEVLARWYDEGRVLTPSSLSSPPYWGLVDMEMARFIQDNLHYCLDLYPALFLNVSEHTLQSDVIFKAWWRVVRDIAKNHSSRLVIEITEGIQDASLALRWEALTEIGVELALDDYGDKNSSLERLSRYDWHYCKFDARRLRSLEDYSAILHCRRKGIQLIAEQVESFPLGESAKLLGLSWQQGFYHGKPAVMEKHLNYVKALP; from the coding sequence ATGATTTTTGCCCCGGCTTTCCAACCAATTAAAGACGTCGGCACAGGTTCGTTTGTCGCTGCTGAGGTACTGGCTCGTTGGTACGACGAAGGCCGGGTTCTTACACCATCCTCTCTGTCATCACCTCCTTATTGGGGGCTGGTGGATATGGAGATGGCACGGTTCATTCAGGACAACCTTCATTATTGCTTGGATCTGTACCCAGCTCTTTTTCTGAATGTCTCTGAACATACTTTGCAATCAGACGTCATTTTCAAAGCGTGGTGGAGGGTTGTCCGCGACATTGCTAAGAATCACTCATCACGGCTTGTCATCGAGATTACCGAGGGCATTCAGGATGCCTCTCTCGCATTGAGATGGGAGGCTCTTACCGAAATAGGGGTTGAGCTGGCGCTGGATGACTATGGAGACAAAAACTCTTCGCTGGAGCGCCTGAGTCGTTATGACTGGCACTATTGCAAGTTTGACGCGAGAAGACTGCGGTCGCTTGAAGACTACTCGGCCATCCTCCACTGCCGCCGAAAAGGCATACAGCTCATTGCTGAGCAGGTGGAGAGCTTCCCATTGGGGGAGAGCGCCAAATTACTTGGACTGTCATGGCAACAAGGTTTCTATCACGGGAAGCCTGCTGTCATGGAGAAACACTTGAATTACGTAAAGGCCTTACCATGA
- the traC gene encoding type IV secretion system protein TraC: MIVTIKKKLEETLIPEHLRAAGIIPVLAYDEDDHVFLMDDHSAGFGFMCEPLCGADEKVQERMNGFLNQEFPSKTTLQFVLFRSPDINQEMYRMMGLRDGFRHELLTSVIKERINFLQHHTTERIFAKTNKGIYDNGLIQDLKLFVTCKVPIKNNNPTESELQQLAQLRTKVESSLQTVGLRPRTMTAVNYIRIMSTILNWGPDASWRHDSVDWEMDKPICEQIFDYGTDVEVSKNGIRLGDYHAKVMSAKKLPDVFYFGDALTYAGDLSGGNSSIKENYMVVTNVFFPEAESTKNTLERKRQFTVNQAYGPMLKFVPVLADKKESFDTLYESMKEGAKPVKITYSVVLFAPTKERVEAAAMAARNIWRESRFELMEDKFVALPMFLNCLPFCTDRDAVRDLFRYKTMTTEQAAVVLPVFGEWKGTGTYHAALISRNGQLMSLSLHDSNTNKNLVIAAESGSGKSFLTNELIFSYLSEGAQVWVIDAGKSYQKLSEMLNGDFVHFEEGTHVCLNPFELIQNYEDEEDAIVSLVCAMASAKGLLDEWQISALKQVLSRLWEEKGKEMKVDDIAERCLEEENDQRLKDIGQQLYAFTSKGSYGKYFSRKNNVSFQNQFTVLELDELQGRKHLRQVVLLQLIYQIQQEVFLGERNRKKVVIVDEAWDLLKEGEVSVFMEHAYRKFRKYGGSVVIATQSINDLYENAVGRAIAENSASMYLLGQTEETVESVKRSGRLTLSEGGFHTLKTVHTIQGVYSEIFIKSKSGMGVGRLIVGDFQKLLYSTDPVDVNAIDQFVKQGMSIPEAIKAVMRSRQQAA; the protein is encoded by the coding sequence ATGATCGTAACCATCAAAAAGAAACTCGAAGAAACGTTGATCCCGGAGCACTTGCGAGCTGCCGGGATTATTCCTGTCCTGGCCTATGACGAAGACGATCATGTCTTCCTTATGGATGACCACAGTGCAGGCTTTGGTTTCATGTGTGAGCCCCTGTGTGGTGCCGATGAAAAAGTTCAGGAGCGAATGAACGGTTTCCTGAATCAGGAGTTCCCGTCGAAGACTACGCTCCAGTTTGTTCTGTTCCGCTCCCCGGACATCAATCAGGAGATGTACCGGATGATGGGGTTGCGTGATGGCTTCCGTCACGAGCTGCTGACATCTGTCATCAAGGAACGGATTAACTTCCTCCAGCACCACACGACAGAACGCATATTTGCCAAGACCAACAAAGGTATCTACGACAATGGCTTGATCCAAGACCTCAAGCTGTTCGTTACGTGCAAAGTCCCCATCAAGAACAATAACCCGACTGAAAGCGAACTCCAGCAGCTCGCACAGCTTCGCACGAAGGTCGAATCATCGCTTCAAACCGTTGGTCTGCGTCCCCGCACAATGACGGCGGTGAACTACATCCGGATCATGAGCACCATCCTGAATTGGGGGCCGGATGCTTCATGGCGACATGACTCTGTGGATTGGGAGATGGATAAGCCCATCTGCGAGCAAATCTTCGATTACGGCACTGATGTGGAAGTCAGCAAGAACGGCATCAGGCTGGGGGACTACCACGCGAAAGTCATGTCAGCGAAAAAGCTGCCTGACGTTTTCTACTTTGGTGATGCGTTGACCTATGCCGGGGATCTCAGCGGCGGCAACTCCAGCATCAAAGAAAACTACATGGTTGTGACCAATGTGTTTTTCCCTGAGGCAGAAAGCACGAAAAACACTCTGGAGCGCAAACGCCAGTTCACTGTAAACCAAGCCTACGGGCCGATGCTCAAATTCGTGCCGGTGCTGGCGGACAAAAAGGAGAGCTTCGACACTCTCTATGAGTCCATGAAAGAGGGGGCTAAGCCAGTCAAGATCACCTACTCGGTGGTTTTATTTGCTCCAACCAAAGAACGTGTTGAAGCGGCGGCGATGGCCGCACGAAACATCTGGCGTGAATCTCGGTTCGAGCTGATGGAGGATAAGTTCGTTGCTCTGCCGATGTTCCTCAACTGCCTGCCATTCTGTACAGACCGGGATGCAGTGCGAGACCTATTCCGCTACAAGACCATGACAACCGAGCAGGCGGCTGTGGTCCTGCCGGTGTTTGGGGAATGGAAGGGGACCGGGACCTATCATGCAGCGCTGATTTCCCGCAACGGCCAGCTCATGAGTCTGTCTCTTCACGACAGTAATACCAACAAAAACCTGGTGATCGCAGCCGAATCCGGCTCGGGTAAATCGTTCCTTACCAACGAACTGATTTTTTCCTACTTGTCCGAGGGTGCTCAGGTCTGGGTTATTGATGCCGGTAAGTCCTACCAGAAGCTGTCGGAAATGCTCAATGGCGACTTCGTTCACTTTGAAGAAGGAACGCACGTCTGCCTCAACCCGTTCGAGCTCATACAGAACTACGAGGACGAAGAAGACGCGATTGTCAGCCTCGTTTGTGCAATGGCGTCGGCCAAAGGCTTGCTGGATGAATGGCAAATCTCTGCGCTGAAACAGGTCCTTTCTCGCCTGTGGGAAGAGAAAGGTAAAGAGATGAAGGTTGACGACATCGCTGAGCGCTGTCTGGAAGAAGAAAACGACCAGCGCCTCAAGGATATTGGTCAGCAGCTCTACGCCTTTACGTCGAAAGGTAGCTACGGGAAATACTTCTCTCGCAAGAACAACGTCAGCTTCCAGAACCAGTTCACTGTACTGGAGCTCGATGAACTGCAAGGGCGTAAGCACTTGCGTCAGGTTGTACTGCTCCAGCTTATTTACCAGATCCAGCAAGAAGTATTCCTGGGTGAACGTAACCGCAAGAAAGTCGTCATCGTGGATGAGGCCTGGGACCTGCTCAAAGAGGGCGAGGTCTCGGTCTTCATGGAACATGCCTACCGCAAATTCCGTAAGTACGGTGGCTCCGTTGTCATTGCAACGCAGTCCATCAACGACCTCTATGAGAACGCAGTGGGCCGCGCCATCGCGGAGAACTCGGCCAGCATGTACTTGCTCGGCCAAACCGAAGAAACCGTGGAATCTGTTAAACGTAGCGGTCGTCTGACCCTTTCAGAGGGCGGGTTCCACACCCTCAAGACGGTACACACCATCCAGGGCGTGTACTCAGAAATCTTTATCAAATCGAAGAGCGGCATGGGCGTCGGACGCTTGATAGTGGGCGACTTCCAGAAGCTGCTTTATTCGACCGATCCGGTGGACGTTAACGCCATCGACCAGTTTGTGAAACAAGGCATGAGCATTCCTGAGGCAATCAAGGCCGTGATGCGAAGCCGTCAGCAGGCTGCATAA
- a CDS encoding DsbC family protein — MRTKLLGALMVFGIITGTAHASSKLEITDPRAAKIEDIVELPIKGVRAVQSDGQIMFLSENGRFVISGQIYDLWSKKPLNTMSQMRDVAERIHFKSMGMDVDTLNTVSMGRGDKEVVVFVDPRCAVCHQLMGDAKSLVDDYTFKFIVIPALGAESNRLAKNLYCAKDKTHALDALMNNTLGSLPSKETCDPGQYDQTLLTAHFIGIEGVPFVVAPDGRVSKGRPKNLKSWLESVE; from the coding sequence ATGCGGACAAAATTACTCGGGGCGCTGATGGTGTTCGGGATTATTACCGGCACGGCTCATGCGTCATCGAAATTGGAAATCACCGATCCCAGAGCGGCGAAGATAGAGGACATCGTAGAGCTACCCATCAAAGGGGTTCGAGCCGTCCAAAGTGATGGGCAGATCATGTTCCTCTCTGAAAACGGGCGATTTGTTATTTCAGGACAAATCTACGACCTGTGGAGCAAGAAGCCCCTCAACACGATGTCCCAAATGAGGGATGTAGCGGAGCGTATCCACTTCAAGAGCATGGGCATGGATGTGGACACGCTGAACACCGTTTCGATGGGGCGTGGTGACAAAGAGGTGGTGGTCTTTGTCGATCCTAGATGCGCGGTTTGCCATCAGCTCATGGGTGATGCCAAATCGCTGGTGGATGATTACACCTTTAAATTTATCGTGATTCCTGCTCTGGGTGCTGAGTCCAACCGCTTGGCAAAGAACTTGTACTGCGCGAAAGACAAAACCCACGCGCTCGATGCGCTGATGAACAACACCTTGGGTTCCCTTCCTTCAAAAGAAACCTGCGACCCCGGCCAATACGATCAAACGCTGCTGACAGCTCATTTCATTGGGATTGAGGGCGTTCCGTTCGTGGTTGCTCCGGATGGTCGTGTCAGCAAAGGACGTCCGAAGAACCTGAAATCATGGTTGGAGAGTGTTGAATGA
- a CDS encoding TraU family protein yields the protein MMQKILRVIAVSAVFWVRSVSADPGCQNAEVIGGKLITDICWSCIFPIKVAGVPISGGGGSFPSEAVSNPLCMCEDNLGVPRPGVTTSMWEPARLVEFQRVPGCSSVLNGVRFPFDRTNQGHHGMGDMDGGDGSFMHYHYYAFPLLVMLDLFIKQTCNADGYMDLDIMYMSELDPTWNNDELAFFTNPEAAAVANPIAAAACTADAVSSTAGKPLKQLFWCAGSWGTLYPFSGNQNGGKGVIRDSSLLSTRVLAALHRRGLAWKTMGSEAMCRGVISPTLPKTQYKFTLLHPVPETNSSHVIGESTLTWGLARTIPAIGQDPIYTIWRWNDCCNN from the coding sequence ATGATGCAAAAAATTCTACGGGTCATTGCCGTTAGCGCGGTCTTTTGGGTTCGTTCGGTATCGGCTGACCCTGGGTGCCAGAATGCGGAAGTAATCGGCGGAAAACTGATTACTGACATCTGCTGGAGCTGTATTTTTCCCATCAAAGTAGCAGGGGTTCCTATAAGTGGTGGAGGCGGATCATTCCCGAGTGAAGCCGTAAGCAACCCTCTGTGTATGTGCGAGGATAATCTAGGGGTCCCTCGGCCTGGAGTCACCACTTCTATGTGGGAGCCAGCACGGCTTGTTGAATTTCAGAGAGTGCCTGGCTGCTCATCTGTCTTGAATGGTGTCAGGTTCCCGTTTGATAGGACTAACCAAGGGCATCATGGCATGGGAGACATGGATGGTGGTGATGGTTCTTTTATGCACTATCACTACTATGCGTTTCCTCTGTTGGTGATGCTCGATTTATTTATTAAGCAGACCTGTAATGCTGATGGGTATATGGATCTCGACATCATGTACATGTCGGAGCTCGACCCGACCTGGAACAATGATGAGCTCGCTTTTTTTACCAATCCAGAGGCGGCGGCAGTAGCAAACCCAATTGCGGCGGCTGCGTGTACTGCTGATGCTGTCTCATCAACCGCTGGAAAACCTTTAAAACAGCTTTTCTGGTGTGCTGGTTCATGGGGCACCCTGTATCCATTTAGTGGCAACCAGAATGGTGGAAAAGGTGTTATCCGCGATAGCAGTCTTCTTAGCACAAGGGTTCTGGCTGCTTTGCATCGCCGGGGGTTAGCGTGGAAGACAATGGGTTCTGAGGCTATGTGTAGAGGTGTTATTAGCCCAACACTACCCAAAACGCAGTACAAATTCACGCTATTGCATCCGGTTCCAGAGACAAACTCATCTCACGTAATTGGCGAATCCACTCTTACGTGGGGTCTGGCGCGAACTATACCGGCAATTGGGCAAGACCCTATTTACACCATCTGGCGATGGAATGATTGCTGTAACAATTGA
- a CDS encoding S26 family signal peptidase codes for MNFPLKKYFVKKESWKRFGVKAGVTLLVLWVAGAAFASRYRIGIDPQQEKCLPGYTFFLIDLNDQTLERGAVYAFQAKNMQPFYKDGTRMVKILTGMPGDKVEINDKWKITVNGDVVGEGLQLAGKLHLPESHFYGKTTLKENNYWFMGKSPFSFDSRYWGTVKNDQIIGRAYPLF; via the coding sequence ATGAATTTTCCACTCAAGAAGTATTTCGTCAAAAAGGAATCCTGGAAGCGCTTCGGGGTTAAGGCCGGTGTGACACTACTGGTTCTTTGGGTTGCTGGTGCGGCCTTTGCCAGCCGCTACCGTATTGGCATTGATCCACAACAGGAGAAGTGCCTGCCGGGTTACACCTTCTTCCTCATTGATCTGAACGACCAAACTCTGGAGAGGGGAGCTGTTTACGCCTTCCAAGCCAAGAACATGCAGCCTTTCTACAAGGACGGGACTCGCATGGTCAAAATCCTCACCGGTATGCCGGGGGATAAAGTCGAGATCAACGATAAGTGGAAGATCACCGTCAATGGTGATGTCGTCGGAGAGGGGCTCCAGCTCGCAGGGAAACTACATCTGCCAGAGAGCCACTTTTACGGCAAGACCACGCTGAAAGAGAATAACTACTGGTTTATGGGCAAAAGCCCATTCAGCTTCGACTCACGTTACTGGGGGACTGTGAAAAATGATCAGATCATTGGCCGCGCATATCCCCTGTTCTAA
- the traN gene encoding conjugal transfer mating pair stabilization protein TraN yields MENTMRSHNYFMKAVASLLTVTMSALPIHSYANGSQDQDITAVGKEAQAFGQNLSNSFKSSSGTVQDGTISMPTLKDGQFQMNGGSQINVNDLFPGTSGTNNKPDSYYFPDANKPDVGGLQGIYDSGDDMDSVGNNAKGSLWSDANSANPSISGAAYKVLLDASNRSRPDFSNDPVLNLSKKTYEDMDLIAGGFGDCSAETTINQNTINAHIPEYERCQRVVDQSADCEVVHDYDASVVKHYDGPYNLKSCGEGCTELWIGRVGNDYWSGNCSIYEEYTRVQVSNPDAIVSATLEYAKWDDYMQVWVGKSGQETKVWSGPDGNFPPETAGRCELSTSWERNPNIDVTPYFKNVKDGDVVTFKIRVSVTGAGEGFGRIKLRYDPSKAITKDEWAPQSCMDSAKGVVDGFAEGEITCIDDPTDATGCTVINGIKVCESQLKPSPLPGIPKLCKKVRVKADYDFYKGQMDCWTDPQGETHCPVNTGGNLDSCQKYEENPQCGFISSKCVDGAQGSSGTCYVHEDTYDCGTDVSVPTLEKETEYQCGGPIRCMGDDCLDLTKTQSTDFARATALLNAAQFMTQDMSCTGQDGDDNPTGDENVICSAFAGEAGECKIAVGGVSDCCEKPTNISLADYLNLIMAVPKLDGAVMGLTDGNALKGAYQVLREPALQGWTEVTKPFTSYIENVSGAVDSFFQPVEQFVDQLIDQLKEQVKEVMMDVMKSAGQDAATEQAAAAASEQAAEAMMETATTWLSTAMTIYTVYVVAMVMIQMIYKCEEEEFTMNAKRALKNCTYVGSYCKSKVLGACIEKREAYCCFNSPLSRIIQEQVRPQLGQNFGDPKNPQCEGIPLDKIAEIDWSKINLDEWLGILQQNGKFPDPASINLDSLTGAGNDFNIDGTRKNAQERALERLEGIDIDAKRKEATNSIDPQTGAPTGGGG; encoded by the coding sequence ATGGAGAACACAATGCGAAGTCATAATTACTTTATGAAAGCTGTGGCCTCGCTGTTGACAGTAACCATGTCTGCGCTGCCGATACATTCCTACGCTAACGGTAGCCAAGACCAGGACATCACAGCGGTGGGTAAAGAGGCCCAGGCTTTCGGACAAAACCTCTCAAACTCATTCAAGTCGAGCTCGGGGACTGTGCAAGATGGCACAATCTCTATGCCGACGTTGAAAGACGGTCAATTCCAAATGAACGGGGGGAGTCAGATTAATGTCAATGATCTATTCCCCGGAACGAGCGGGACCAACAATAAACCTGATAGTTATTACTTCCCTGATGCCAATAAACCTGATGTGGGCGGTCTGCAAGGCATTTACGACTCTGGCGATGACATGGACAGCGTGGGGAATAATGCAAAAGGGTCGCTGTGGAGTGATGCCAATAGTGCTAATCCATCAATCTCTGGTGCGGCATACAAGGTTCTTCTCGATGCCTCTAATCGATCACGCCCTGATTTCAGTAATGACCCTGTACTAAATCTAAGCAAAAAGACCTATGAGGATATGGACCTCATCGCAGGTGGCTTTGGGGATTGTTCTGCCGAAACAACCATCAATCAGAATACTATCAACGCCCACATTCCAGAGTATGAACGGTGTCAGCGTGTTGTAGATCAAAGCGCGGACTGTGAGGTTGTCCATGACTACGATGCCTCTGTGGTGAAGCACTATGATGGTCCATATAACCTCAAATCTTGTGGAGAAGGCTGTACTGAGTTGTGGATTGGCCGAGTTGGTAACGACTACTGGAGTGGCAACTGTTCGATTTATGAGGAATACACGCGGGTCCAAGTCAGTAATCCAGACGCCATAGTGTCTGCAACTCTTGAGTACGCCAAGTGGGATGACTACATGCAAGTTTGGGTTGGTAAATCAGGTCAGGAAACTAAAGTATGGTCCGGCCCTGACGGCAATTTCCCTCCAGAAACGGCTGGCCGATGTGAATTGTCAACAAGTTGGGAGCGAAACCCTAATATTGATGTCACTCCCTATTTCAAGAATGTGAAAGATGGTGATGTTGTTACGTTTAAGATCCGCGTTTCAGTAACTGGCGCAGGTGAGGGTTTTGGCCGCATAAAGCTACGCTATGACCCATCAAAAGCCATTACCAAGGATGAGTGGGCTCCACAGAGCTGCATGGATTCAGCCAAAGGGGTTGTAGATGGTTTTGCGGAAGGCGAGATCACATGTATAGATGACCCGACTGATGCTACGGGCTGCACAGTCATCAATGGGATCAAAGTTTGCGAATCTCAACTCAAGCCGTCACCTTTGCCTGGTATTCCAAAACTATGCAAAAAGGTTCGAGTTAAAGCTGACTATGACTTTTATAAGGGGCAAATGGACTGCTGGACAGACCCTCAAGGTGAAACGCACTGTCCGGTAAACACGGGCGGGAATCTCGATAGCTGTCAGAAATATGAAGAAAACCCTCAGTGCGGCTTCATCAGTTCCAAATGTGTTGATGGTGCTCAGGGAAGTTCTGGTACGTGCTACGTCCACGAGGATACTTATGACTGTGGTACAGATGTTTCTGTTCCGACCTTGGAAAAGGAAACTGAGTACCAGTGCGGTGGGCCTATACGCTGCATGGGAGATGACTGCCTTGATTTGACCAAAACACAAAGCACTGATTTTGCTCGCGCTACTGCGTTGCTCAATGCAGCCCAATTCATGACGCAGGATATGAGCTGCACAGGCCAAGATGGGGATGACAATCCTACCGGGGATGAAAACGTTATTTGCTCTGCTTTTGCAGGGGAAGCTGGCGAATGCAAGATAGCTGTTGGGGGAGTTTCTGATTGCTGTGAAAAGCCAACCAATATATCTCTTGCCGATTATCTGAACCTAATAATGGCCGTTCCAAAGCTCGATGGCGCAGTGATGGGGCTGACTGATGGTAATGCGCTTAAAGGTGCTTATCAGGTACTTAGGGAACCTGCCCTTCAAGGGTGGACAGAAGTCACAAAACCGTTCACAAGTTATATAGAGAACGTTTCAGGTGCTGTTGATTCGTTCTTCCAGCCTGTAGAGCAGTTTGTTGATCAACTCATTGACCAGCTCAAAGAGCAAGTCAAAGAAGTGATGATGGATGTCATGAAATCAGCAGGCCAAGATGCAGCAACAGAGCAGGCGGCTGCCGCAGCATCTGAACAAGCTGCCGAAGCAATGATGGAGACTGCGACAACATGGCTTAGCACTGCCATGACGATATATACCGTCTATGTCGTTGCGATGGTGATGATCCAGATGATTTATAAGTGCGAGGAAGAAGAGTTCACTATGAACGCCAAAAGAGCGCTCAAGAATTGCACCTATGTAGGCTCTTATTGTAAATCTAAGGTGTTGGGCGCTTGTATTGAAAAAAGAGAAGCGTATTGCTGCTTCAATTCTCCGCTCTCTCGTATTATACAAGAACAGGTTCGCCCTCAATTGGGGCAGAACTTTGGAGACCCCAAAAATCCTCAGTGTGAAGGGATTCCACTAGATAAAATTGCCGAAATTGATTGGAGCAAAATTAATTTGGATGAGTGGCTTGGGATATTACAGCAGAACGGTAAATTCCCTGATCCGGCCTCAATAAATCTCGACTCGCTGACTGGAGCAGGGAATGACTTCAATATTGACGGGACGCGGAAGAATGCTCAGGAAAGGGCGTTGGAGCGGTTGGAAGGGATTGATATTGACGCGAAGCGAAAAGAGGCGACAAACAGCATAGACCCTCAAACAGGCGCGCCAACTGGTGGTGGTGGATAA